In Musa acuminata AAA Group cultivar baxijiao chromosome BXJ2-10, Cavendish_Baxijiao_AAA, whole genome shotgun sequence, a genomic segment contains:
- the LOC103969319 gene encoding protein SODIUM POTASSIUM ROOT DEFECTIVE 3-like, which yields MAPLFSCASPATHLRTLMRNPRRGKLALTRTKSRIQKSRKSLRKPTDNDDDAFPGEETAPLLSADRSSPEVTKKDEPAVFGLPSSTASKEQVVHLRVALHCKGCEGKVRKHISKMEGVTSFDIDFEAKKVTVVAAVTASGVLNSISKVKNAQLWPSSPPFLPSSSSSSCFHGT from the exons ATGGCTCCTCTGTTCTCATGTGCATCCCCAGCAACTCACCTGAGAACTCTGATGAGAAATCCACGGCGAGGAAAGCTTGCTCTCACAAGGACGAAATCTCGAATCCAAAAGAGTAGGAAAAGCTTGAGGAAACCTACTGATAACGATGACGACGCTTTCCCCGGCGAGGAGACTGCGCCTCTTCTCTCGGCAGACCGGTCATCGCCTGAGGTTACCAAGAAAGATGAACCTGCTGTCTTCGGACTGCCATCTTCTACTGCGTCAAAAGAACAG GTTGTGCATTTGAGAGTGGCTTTGCATTGCAAAGGCTGTGAAGGGAAGGTCAGGAAGCACATCTCCAAGATGGAAG GTGTGACATCGTTCGACATAGATTTTGAAGCGAAGAAGGTGACGGTGGTCGCAGCAGTGACGGCGTCGGGAGTTCTAAACAGCATCTCCAAGGTCAAGAATGCTCAGCTCTGGCCTTCGTCGCCGCCATTCTTgccatcatcatcgtcgtcatctTGCTTTCATGGGACCTAA
- the LOC135625361 gene encoding caffeoylshikimate esterase-like yields MPLRLDSLRRLNSCKPSSFPLSKPLLHHPVASTTAIQIRRMANDMDGINYEEEFILNARGMKLFTCRWFPEYRDPKAMIFICHGYAMECSISMRGTGTQLAKAGYAVYGIDYEGHGKSSGLQGFVPMFDELVNDVSEHFTSICERRENKTLMRYLLGESMGGAVALHLHRKEPTFWDGAVLVAPMCKISEEMKPNPLVIFILKLLGKLFPTWKIVPSKDIIDKAVKNPEWRMEIRNNPYCYKGKPRLQTGIELLKASLDIQTSLEEVSLPFLIVHGGDDSVTDPSVSQSLYESAYSDDRSFKLYPGMWHALTSGEPQENIDLVFSDIIAWLDERTIPCSSRTEREHKIGHDHPKLRLS; encoded by the exons ATGCCTCTTCGTCTCGATTCGCTTCGTCGGCTCAACTCATGCAAGCCTTCATCCTTCCCTCTATCTAAACCTCTTCTACACCATCCTGTCGCTTCAACCACTGCGATACAGATCCGCCGCATG GCAAACGACATGGACGGCATCAACTACGAAGAG GAATTCATACTGAATGCTCGAGGGATGAAGCTCTTCACATGTCGATGGTTTCCGGAGTACCGAGACCCCAAAGCTATGATCTTTATTTGTCATG GGTATGCCATGGAGTGCAGCATCTCGATGAGAG GCACCGGAACGCAGCTTGCAAAGGCAGGTTATGCGGTGTACGGCATCGACTACGAGGGACACGGGAAGTCTTCTGGATTGCAAGGCTTCGTCCCCATGTTCGACGAGCTTGTGAACGACGTTTCCGAGCATTTCACGAGCATATGTG AGAGAAGAGAGAACAAAACGTTGATGAGATATCTACTTGGGGAGTCCATGGGAGGAGCTGTGGCCCTCCACCTGCACCGGAAGGAGCCCACGTTTTGGGATGGCGCAGTTCTGGTGGCTCCAATGTGCAAG ATTTCAGAAGAAATGAAACCAAATCCATTGGTGATCTTCATATTGAAGTTGCTGGGTAAGCTCTTCCCAACCTGGAAGATAGTTCCTAGCAAGGACATCATCGACAAGGCTGTCAAAAACCCAGAATGGAGAATGGAG ATCCGAAACAATCCCTACTGCTACAAGGGAAAGCCTCGGCTGCAGACTGGAATTGAACTGCTCAAAGCTAGCTTAGACATACAGACTAGTCTCGAGGAG GTGTCACTGCCCTTCCTAATCGTTCATGGCGGAGATGACAGCGTTACGGATCCATCGGTCAGCCAATCCTTGTACGAATCAGCATATAGCGACGACAGGTCCTTCAAGCTTTATCCTGGGATGTGGCACGCGCTGACATCCGGTGAGCCACAGGAAAACATCGATCTAGTGTTCTCTGATATCATCGCATGGCTCGATGAGAGGACGATCCCCTGCAGCTCCAGAACGGAGAGAGAACACAAGATCGGCCATGACCACCCCAAACTCCGATTGTCTTGA
- the LOC103969320 gene encoding large ribosomal subunit protein uL29, whose translation MARIKVHELRGKTKVELQSQLKDLKNELSLLRVAKVTGGAPNKLSKIKVVRLSIARVLTVISQKQKAALREVYKKKKLMPLDLRPKKTRAIRRRLTKHQESLKTEREKKKEMYFPMRKYAIKA comes from the exons ATGG CGAGGATCAAGGTGCACGAGCTTCGCGGGAAGACTAAGGTGGAACTCCAGAGCCAACTGAAGGACCTGAAGAATGAGCTTTCTCTCCTTCGCGTCGCTAAAGTCACCGGCGGCGCCCCCAACAAGCTCTCCAAGAT AAAGGTGGTGAGGCTGTCGATCGCCCGGGTGTTGACCGTGATCTCGCAGAAGCAGAAGGCGGCACTGAGGGAGGTCTACAAGAAGAAGAAACTCATGCCTCTGGATCTCCGCCCCAAGAAGACACGGGCTATTCGCCGTCGGCTTACCAAACACCAG GAGTCTTTGAAGACGGAACgtgagaagaaaaaggagatgtATTTCCCAATGAGGAAGTATGCAATCAAAGCTTAA
- the LOC135625362 gene encoding probable membrane-associated kinase regulator 4 → MAKSLAPNDRCVEEEYFDMDFSCAASLCSSPPHSTEFEFQMSGEPPESQTMASPADDLFYKGRLLPLHLPPRLQMVEQLLHASDHIEKSAVVTCESGELHECSDELIRSHPKKAWTRKLKLMKGATLGLSLKASKGYLKSLFSKPDCPSEKAAKKNPFGRVRIGSSVKNKEEKMTEEENSDERRSFSGANHWQSATKSSVSTSYASSKSSSFSSVNSTEFHGQQMLRRSSSANSDVESSIQGAIAYCKKSQQEDSARKTANNVGFCLLPASRIAPDCEPEKTAFLVE, encoded by the coding sequence ATGGCAAAGAGCCTTGCTCCGAATGATCGGTGTGTAGAAGAAGAGTACTTTGACATGGACTTCAGCTGCGCCGCCTCCTTGTGCTCTTCTCCTCCACATTCCACGGAGTTTGAGTTCCAAATGAGTGGCGAACCGCCGGAGAGCCAGACCATGGCCTCCCCTGCAGATGACCTCTTCTACAAGGGGAGGCTGCTGCCTCTCCACCTTCCGCCGCGGCTGCAGATGGTCGAGCAACTCCTACACGCCTCGGACCACATCGAGAAGAGTGCAGTCGTCACGTGCGAGTCGGGCGAGCTCCATGAATGCTCCGACGAGCTCATCCGATCGCACCCCAAGAAGGCATGGACAAGGAAGCTGAAGCTCATGAAGGGAGCCACGCTCGGTCTGAGCCTGAAAGCTTCGAAGGGTTATCTCAAGTCCTTGTTCAGCAAACCCGATTGTCCCAGTGAGAAGGCAGCAAAGAAGAACCCTTTCGGGCGAGTCAGAATCGGAAGCTCCGTGAAGAACAAAGAGGAGAAGATGACGGAAGAGGAGAACTCGGATGAAAGGAGGTCTTTTTCTGGTGCAAATCACTGGCAGTCCGCGACCAAGTCCTCCGTTTCTACATCGTATGCTTCCTCCAAATCCTCCTCCTTCTCGAGCGTGAATTCTACTGAATTCCATGGACAACAGATGCTGCGAAGGAGCAGCAGTGCGAACTCAGACGTGGAGAGCTCGATCCAAGGGGCAATTGCTTACTGCAAGAAGTCTCAACAGGAGGATTCCGCAAGAAAGACTGCAAATAATGTGGGGTTCTGTCTACTTCCTGCTTCCAGAATTGCACCGGATTGTGAACCCGAGAAGACAGCATTTCTTGTGGAGTGA